The Hemicordylus capensis ecotype Gifberg chromosome 6, rHemCap1.1.pri, whole genome shotgun sequence genome window below encodes:
- the LOC128330179 gene encoding zinc finger and SCAN domain-containing protein 32-like yields the protein MRRKVTAKRNMVAQYLQCQTPLEQRVQPLVKTEKEPDPTGSDSLGISEGPVKTYRIVQVGTTGGGLRLITPQQSRSERQEAPQRWEIQGQELPTPELTPPVQSPAWRNLQVPELTLSEDVETYLATFEDVAEACKWPKEQWVTRLVPALNGAALQAYNSLDPRESGDYGKVKAAILREDSASLERQRQNFRHFRYQEAEGPRDVCSRLRGLCHRWLEPESRTKEQIVELLVLEQFLTILPEEMQDWVQEYHPKTCIQAATLAEHFLLKQQEDERWDQQVLGPFVLEESVSFPETEQMPLDARQTMLCREAKEEVNENPTSLFPAGDELQTKNEEEFIVQDGTKGQRSRLLPNSHLVQYSCQNANSQLPVNKQATLKQEAIFPCPECGKNFSRKSTLTRHRRVHTGIKPHQCTECGKRFLHKFNLVNHMRTHTREELDRCSLCGKNAKRPPGQGGQEKKGGCCECTGSFGMQYSVEQRVHEGEESHS from the exons ATGAGGAGGAAAGTAACAGCAAAGCGGAACATGGTGGCTCAGTATCTCCAGTGTCAGACACCACTAGAGCAAAGAGTGCAGCCATTGGTGAAAACGGAGAAGGAGCCAGACCCGACAGGTTCTGATTCACTGGGAATATCGGAGGGGCCAGTAAAAACCTATCGTATTGTGCAAGTCGGGACCACTGGGGGAGGTCTGAGACTGATAACGCCGCAGCAGTCCAGGAGCGAACGGCAGGAGGCACCCCAACGCTGGGAAATCCAGGGACAGGAATTGCCCACTCCAGAACTTACACCGCCAGTCCAGTCCCCTGCGTGGAGGAACCTGCAGGTGCCGGAACTCACGCTGTCTGAAGACGTCGAGACCTACTTGGCTACCTTTGAGGACGTGGCCGAAGCCTGCAAGTGGCCCAAGGAGCAGTGGGTGACGCGGCTTGTGCCGGCCCTCAATGGAGCCGCACTCCAGGCCTACAACAGCTTAGATCCCAGAGAAAGTGGCGATTATGGGAAGGTGAAGGCAGCCATCTTGCGGGAGGATTCAGCCAGCCTGGAGAGGCAGCGGCAGAACTTCCGGCACTTCCGCTACCAGGAGGCCGAGGGGCCCCGTGATGTCTGCAGCCGGCTACGGGGGCTCTGCCATCGCTGGCTGGAGCCGGAGAGCCgaaccaaggagcagattgtGGAGCTGCTGGTCCTGGAACAGTTTCTGACCATCCTGCCCGAGGAAATGCAGGACTGGGTTCAGGAATATCACCCCAAGACCTGTATCCAGGCAGCGACCTTGGCAGAGCATTTCCTGTTGAAGCAGCAAGAGGACGAGAGGTGGGATCAACAG GTGCTGGGACCATTTGTGCTTGAGGAGTCTGTGAGTTTCCCAGAAACTGAGCAAATGCCATTGGATGCCAGGCAAACGATGCTCTGCAGGGAGGCCAAGGAAGAGGTTAATGAGAACCCCACCTCACTGT TCCCAGCAGGTGATGAGCTCCAGACCAAAAACGAGGAAGAATTTATAGTACAGGACGGTACAAAGGGACAGAGAAGCCGGCTGCTCCCCAATTcgcatctagtccagtattcctGCCAAAACGCCAATAGCCAGCTGCCTGTGAACAAGCAGGCCACTCTCAAGCAAGAAGCGATTTTCCCATGTCCTGAATGTGGGAAGAACTTTTCTCGTAAATCCACCCTCACCAGGCACCGGAGAGTGCACACGGGCATCAAGCCCCATCAGTGTACCGAGTGTGGGAAAAGATTCCTACACAAATTCAACTTAGTGAACCACATGAGAACCCACACACGCGAGGAGCTCGACCGTTGTTCGCTGTGTGGGAAGAATGCAAAGAGGCCACCGGgccagggagggcaagagaagaaGGGTGGATGTTGTGAATGCACAGGAAGTTTCGGCATGCAGTACAGTGTGGAGCAGAGAGTGCATGAGGGAGAAGAGTCACACAGTTGA